The DNA segment GACGTACGTCGTTTCCTAGCGAGCCCTCACGCGCGTTCCGCGTCGTCGTCGCCGGCGTCGCGGAAGGGGACATCGATCTCGATGCCATCGCGCGCGATCGTCGTTCGCGGAAAGACGCTCCTTGCCTCACGTTCCAGGTCGCTGACGTCGCGCGTGTAGCGTGCCGACAGGTGCGTGAGCACGAGCCGAAGCGCCCCAGCCTCTTTGGCCAGCGTCGCGGCCTCCCGTGCCGTGGAGTGCCCCGTCTCGACCGCACGCTCGGCGTCTTCGTCGCCAAACGTCGACTCGTGGACGAGTAGGTCGGCGTCGGCGGCGGCGGTGCGGGTGGCGTCGCAGGGACGGGTGTCCCCCGTGATCACAATGCGACGTCCGGGGCGGGTGGCTCCCACCAGTTCGTGGGGCTGTACCACGCGCCCGTCCTCGAGCGTGATCGGATCCCCCTTGTGGATCCGCCCCCAGAGCGGCCCCTCGGGGATCCCGAGCTCCCGGGCCCGTTCAGGGTTGAATCGCCCGCGCCGGATGTCCTCGACGATGGCCCATCCGAGGGCGACCGAACCGCGGTGCTCGGCCCCGATCGCTTCCACTTGATAGTCCTTCCGCCGGACCACGTCTCCCGGCGCCAGCTCGGCGATTTCGAGCGGAAAGGTGAGTCGGTCGGCGCCCAGCCCCTCGCACTTCTTCATGGTCCGTGCGGCGCCCCGCGGTCCCCACACCCGCAGGAGGTCGGTTCGTCCCTGCAGGGCCATCGTGCGCAGGAGCCCGATGATCCCGAGGTAGTGATCGGTATGGAAGTGGGAGAAGAAGACGTCGCCGAAGTTGAACGAGACGCCGTATCGCATCATCTGGCGCTGCGTCCCCTCGCCGCAGTCGAACAGGAGCGTCTCTCCCTCCCGTTCGAGGGCAATGGAGGAGACGCCGCGTTCGACGGTCGGGCGGGAGGCGGAGGTCCCGAGGAATCGGAGAGAAAGGGGCATGGCGGCGGGAATATAGCGGCTGAGGCTGCTGTGGCGCGGGCGTGGACATTGCTTGGGCGTGTCCG comes from the Gemmatimonadota bacterium genome and includes:
- the rnz gene encoding ribonuclease Z, yielding MPLSLRFLGTSASRPTVERGVSSIALEREGETLLFDCGEGTQRQMMRYGVSFNFGDVFFSHFHTDHYLGIIGLLRTMALQGRTDLLRVWGPRGAARTMKKCEGLGADRLTFPLEIAELAPGDVVRRKDYQVEAIGAEHRGSVALGWAIVEDIRRGRFNPERARELGIPEGPLWGRIHKGDPITLEDGRVVQPHELVGATRPGRRIVITGDTRPCDATRTAAADADLLVHESTFGDEDAERAVETGHSTAREAATLAKEAGALRLVLTHLSARYTRDVSDLEREARSVFPRTTIARDGIEIDVPFRDAGDDDAERA